CGGTAGTCCCAGCTGCTGAGCCGTACCCGGCCTGGCTGGCGGCTGACCCGTTCGGTCCAGTGCTGGAAGCTGTCCTGCCGCTCGGTGGCGTCACCACGGTGGTAGCGCAGCGGGCTGTCCGGGTTGGCTTGGCAGGCGGCGTCGAAGCTCTGCCGGTCGCTGATGACCAGGGTGTGTCGATCGTCGGTGTGCTCGAACCAGCCGAACAGGCCTTCGCTGTACATCAGCCGGGCGATGAAGTGCCAGTCGGTCTCCTGGTATTGCGCCACTTGGCTGCGCTGTGGGTAGCGGCTGCGATCCAGTAGTTGGAAGCGCCAGGCGGGGGTGAGCTGGCCTTGGCCGACGTAGTCCTGGAACACGGTCTCCAGGATGTCGGGGATGCTTTGTTCCTGAAACACCCAGCTGTCGCGCTGTAGCCGCAGGCAGGCCAGCCAGGGCTCCAACACCAGTTGGTAGCGCGCCAGGCCGCCGTTGCTGCCCAGGCTCCGCACCTCGGTGATATGACCATGGAAGGGCCGCCGCACGGTGCGCGACCGGCTGGTCTGCAGTTGCAAGGTGGCGGTGCTGCCCAGCAGCTCGGTCAGATTCGCCTGCGCCTGGTCGCTGAGCACGGTGATCACCAGCCGGAAGCCGGTGAACAGGGTGAAGGGGTCGTCTGCCGCCCCCCGCTGCAGCTGGGGGGTGATGGGCAGCTGGCCCAGCGCCGGTTGCGGCACGGCATGCTGCTGCGTCACCAGCGAGCCGGGTGGCCACTGCTCGGCATCGGGCAGCAGGGCCTGCGCCCCACTGGGCAACGGTGCACCCAGCACCGATTCCAGACCCTGCACCGTTTCAACGATCAGCGCATCCGGGTGGTTGGCGAGGACGAGTTGGAACAGACGGTTGGTCGCCGTGAATCGACCCAGCGCCTGACGGAACAGCAAAGCGAAGTTAGACATGCGTTTGTCGTCAAATGTTGACGATTTATTATGCCACCAAGATAGGCGGACGTCATGATGATGCCAAACCCAATCAAGGCATGACAAGCGTTCCCCACGGGTGGAATCTGACTACATTCGCACTATGCTGGTGGCACGCATCTGCATGCCACCATTTCATCGTCAACACCATCGCTTTTGCAATACAGCTCAACCCTTGCTCGACCCGGTCTCCTCAATATAACGATCAATGGCTTTTTCCAGCAGCTTCAGCGGCATGGCCCCGTGCTTCAGCACCACAGCATGGAAATCGGCCAGCTGAAAGCGCTCGCCCAGGGCCTGCTTGGCCTTCTCACGCAAGGCGAGGATCTTCATCATGCCCACCTTATAGGCACAGGCTTGACCAGGCATGACAATGTAGCGCTCGATCTCGGCGGTCACGTCACTCTGTACCATACCGGTGTTACGCGCCATGTAGTCGATGGCTTGCTCTCGTGTCCATCGCTGGTGATGAATGCCGGTATCCACCACCAGCCGTACCGCGCGGAACAGCTCTCCCTGTAAGCGCCCCAGATTGTTGAATGGGTCTTGCTGGTAGCCCATTTCCCACGCCAGACGTTCGGCATAGAGTGCCCAACCTTCAATATATGCAGTAAACGGCATGAACTTCCGGAACAAGGGCAGCTTGTCCTGCTCTTGCTGAATGGCGATCTGGAAATGATGGCCAGGGATGCCCTCGTGGTACGCCAGCGTGCGCATCTCCCAACGAGTGGTGGCTTTGATGTCATACAGATTGGCAAAGAAAATCCCTGGTCGCGAGCCATCCATGGCAGGGCCTTCATAATAGGCCCCGGGGGAGGTCTTTTCTTTGAATTGCGGAATGCGCTGTACGTCCAGCTCGGCCTTGGGCCGGATATTGAATGCCTGGG
This sequence is a window from Chitinivorax tropicus. Protein-coding genes within it:
- a CDS encoding type VI secretion system Vgr family protein, with the protein product MSNFALLFRQALGRFTATNRLFQLVLANHPDALIVETVQGLESVLGAPLPSGAQALLPDAEQWPPGSLVTQQHAVPQPALGQLPITPQLQRGAADDPFTLFTGFRLVITVLSDQAQANLTELLGSTATLQLQTSRSRTVRRPFHGHITEVRSLGSNGGLARYQLVLEPWLACLRLQRDSWVFQEQSIPDILETVFQDYVGQGQLTPAWRFQLLDRSRYPQRSQVAQYQETDWHFIARLMYSEGLFGWFEHTDDRHTLVISDRQSFDAACQANPDSPLRYHRGDATERQDSFQHWTERVSRQPGRVRLSSWDYR